Proteins from a single region of Corynebacterium pseudogenitalium:
- a CDS encoding carbohydrate kinase family protein, producing MITVYGEALVDLVPQDRSPLAPLVPALGGGPFNVARALGRLGADVSFQSRLSRDNFGEALAQSLLDAHVDLTNCGRGDEPTTLAVTALAENGSATYTFYVDGTADRFAQPVPVQEGYAVFGTLSLALEPASLRYAEAASESAKHGAIVCLDPNIRPAFASEKHRLFLRGLLDSVTVLKLSDEEVEFLGDTSHVPVVVTTLGADGLRVRAPFGTVTVPSPKVTVADTIGAGDTVMAALVHQFDARGLDRDGLLALGEEEWREILTFATRAAAITVSRTGADTPFAHELD from the coding sequence ATGATCACTGTGTACGGCGAAGCCCTCGTTGACCTTGTCCCCCAGGACCGTTCCCCGCTCGCGCCGCTGGTGCCCGCGCTCGGTGGCGGCCCGTTCAATGTGGCCCGTGCGCTGGGCCGACTCGGCGCAGACGTCTCCTTCCAGTCACGGTTGTCTCGCGACAACTTCGGGGAGGCACTCGCCCAATCGCTTCTCGACGCCCACGTGGACCTCACCAACTGCGGTCGCGGGGACGAGCCCACCACCCTGGCTGTCACCGCCTTGGCGGAGAACGGCTCGGCAACGTACACGTTCTACGTCGACGGCACTGCCGACCGCTTCGCACAGCCGGTCCCGGTGCAGGAGGGCTACGCGGTGTTTGGGACCCTGTCCCTGGCGCTAGAGCCCGCGTCGCTGCGCTACGCGGAGGCCGCCTCTGAGTCGGCGAAGCACGGCGCAATCGTCTGCCTGGACCCGAATATCCGCCCGGCGTTCGCCTCCGAGAAACACCGCCTGTTCCTGCGGGGGCTGCTCGATTCCGTAACGGTGCTCAAACTCTCCGACGAGGAAGTCGAGTTCCTCGGTGACACCTCCCACGTGCCAGTCGTGGTGACCACGCTCGGCGCCGACGGCCTGCGGGTACGCGCGCCGTTCGGCACGGTCACGGTCCCGTCACCGAAGGTCACGGTCGCGGACACGATTGGGGCCGGGGACACGGTGATGGCGGCGCTGGTCCACCAGTTCGACGCCCGCGGCCTGGACCGCGACGGCCTGCTCGCCCTCGGCGAGGAGGAGTGGCGCGAGATCCTCACGTTCGCCACCCGCGCGGCCGCGATCACGGTGTCGCGCACCGGCGCAGACACCCCCTTCGCCCACGAGCTGGATTAG
- a CDS encoding glycoside hydrolase family 32 protein codes for MTYRPTFHLSPPQGRLNDPNGVTLIGDQLHVFYQHDPCFPHAAKRTGWGHAVTTIGGEEGLGQWRHLPDALYPDFPYDTHGCYSGSSVVHDGEVMLFYTGNVKEDGRRLTTQNLVRVEDLEGPMGGVYHRAPENPLIDGPALGFTAHYRDPHVTQNEDGSWRMVLGAQREEERGAVVLYESPDLLNWSFAGALQFEGLDPRVEAAYMWECPNLLRMRDHATGQWREVLVLCPQYPGSDECGYVVGTLDGLWFRVESQFRALDFGHQFYAPQMVAEDDGDALLLGWMGLPARDDTPTLQAEGWVHQLTLPRRLQLVDGQLRTELLLPTDPAGMVVHREVLRGQPWEADLVDDAGGVGAHVAWRPGEAGRGMLSVTVGGDERSAECAQGELVVCADGAALEVVAGGGEVAFSSAVFGTGGAPWMAVEGREIGHNRG; via the coding sequence ATGACGTACCGGCCAACATTTCACCTGTCCCCGCCGCAAGGGCGCCTCAACGACCCGAACGGCGTCACGCTCATCGGCGACCAACTCCACGTGTTTTACCAGCATGATCCGTGCTTTCCGCACGCTGCGAAGCGCACCGGTTGGGGCCACGCCGTCACCACAATTGGGGGTGAGGAGGGCCTGGGCCAGTGGCGTCACCTCCCCGACGCGCTGTACCCGGACTTCCCGTACGACACGCACGGGTGCTACTCCGGGTCCTCCGTGGTCCACGACGGTGAAGTCATGCTGTTTTACACCGGCAACGTGAAGGAGGATGGGCGCCGCCTGACCACGCAGAACCTGGTTCGGGTTGAGGACCTGGAGGGCCCGATGGGCGGTGTGTACCACCGTGCGCCAGAGAATCCGCTCATTGACGGCCCAGCCCTCGGCTTTACCGCCCACTACCGGGACCCGCACGTCACCCAGAATGAGGACGGCTCCTGGCGCATGGTGCTCGGCGCGCAGCGTGAGGAGGAGCGCGGCGCGGTGGTGCTCTACGAGTCACCGGACCTGCTGAACTGGTCGTTTGCTGGCGCGCTGCAGTTCGAGGGGCTGGACCCGCGCGTTGAGGCCGCCTACATGTGGGAGTGCCCGAACCTGCTGCGGATGCGTGACCACGCGACGGGGCAGTGGCGCGAGGTGCTGGTGCTGTGCCCACAGTACCCGGGCTCGGACGAGTGCGGCTACGTCGTGGGCACGCTGGATGGGCTGTGGTTCCGCGTGGAGTCGCAGTTCCGGGCGTTGGACTTTGGGCATCAGTTTTACGCGCCGCAGATGGTCGCCGAGGACGATGGCGATGCGCTGTTGCTCGGTTGGATGGGACTGCCTGCCCGCGATGACACCCCAACGCTTCAGGCAGAGGGCTGGGTGCATCAGCTGACGTTGCCTCGCAGGCTCCAACTTGTCGACGGCCAGCTTCGCACCGAACTCCTTCTCCCAACCGATCCCGCGGGGATGGTCGTGCACCGCGAAGTTCTCAGGGGACAGCCGTGGGAGGCCGACCTGGTCGACGATGCCGGTGGCGTTGGTGCTCACGTGGCGTGGCGGCCTGGCGAGGCCGGGCGTGGAATGCTGAGCGTGACGGTCGGTGGTGATGAGCGCAGTGCCGAGTGCGCGCAGGGCGAGCTCGTGGTGTGCGCTGACGGCGCCGCCCTCGAAGTTGTCGCTGGGGGCGGGGAGGTGGCGTTTTCCTCGGCGGTGTTCGGTACCGGCGGAGCCCCTTGGATGGCCGTGGAGGGACGTGAAATCGGCCACAACCGGGGGTAA
- a CDS encoding sucrose-specific PTS transporter subunit IIBC → MDHKEVARRVLAGVGGEENIVGVAHCATRLRFVLKDVDKVAQDTLENDPDLKGTFATGGMFQIIVGPGDVDIVFDQLNGMTSKSIAVSTEDLKEVAANQGNWFTRFIKVFSDIFVPLIPILVGGGLLMALNNVLTAEGLFGENSLVGMFPQIQGLTEIINVLASAPFAFLPVLVGYSATKRFGGNEYLGAGMGMAMVHPALVNGYDVANSVADGTMPFWDLFGLPVAQAGYQGAVLPVLAVAWILATIEKWFHKRLKGTADFLITPLATLLITGFITFIAVGPFVRWLGDLLIVGLSSLYDFGGPIGGLLFGLVYSPIVITGLHQSFPPIELELFNQGGSFIFPTASMANIAQGAVALAVYFLARNAKLKGLAGSSGISAVFGITEPAIFGVNLRLRWPFFIGLGAAGIGAMLIAIFDVKAVALGAAGFIGVVSIRANDMVTFLILGVITFVIAFVAAYGYGRYLVGKHGSIDPDATEDPAADAAAEQALLEASDEALHVVAPLEGNAVPLATVSDPMFAQGKLGNGVAIVPTVGELRAPVAGTVAVTFPSGHAYAIRAKGTDGKNVDILMHIGFDTVNLKGEHFTAHVKKGDVVEAGQLLATFDIAAIRDAGYEVTTPIVVSNTKRVGEIGASTSLPADTKFGDDLFFVEPKKIAEEAK, encoded by the coding sequence ATGGACCACAAAGAAGTAGCCCGGCGGGTCCTCGCCGGGGTAGGGGGCGAGGAAAACATCGTTGGCGTCGCCCACTGCGCGACGCGACTGCGTTTCGTGCTTAAGGACGTCGACAAGGTTGCGCAGGATACGCTGGAGAACGACCCTGATTTGAAGGGCACGTTCGCAACCGGCGGCATGTTCCAGATCATCGTCGGCCCCGGTGACGTGGACATTGTCTTTGATCAGCTCAACGGCATGACCAGCAAGAGCATTGCTGTCTCCACGGAAGACCTGAAGGAAGTAGCGGCGAACCAGGGCAACTGGTTTACGCGCTTCATTAAGGTCTTTTCTGACATCTTCGTGCCGCTGATCCCAATCCTGGTTGGCGGCGGTCTGCTCATGGCGCTCAACAACGTCCTGACCGCCGAGGGGTTGTTCGGGGAGAACTCCCTGGTGGGGATGTTCCCGCAGATCCAGGGTCTGACGGAGATCATCAATGTGCTGGCCTCCGCACCGTTCGCGTTCCTGCCGGTGCTGGTGGGGTACTCCGCGACGAAGCGCTTCGGTGGCAACGAATACCTCGGCGCCGGCATGGGCATGGCGATGGTTCACCCGGCGTTGGTCAACGGCTACGACGTGGCGAACTCCGTTGCCGACGGAACGATGCCGTTCTGGGACCTGTTCGGCTTGCCAGTCGCGCAGGCGGGTTACCAGGGTGCGGTGCTGCCGGTGCTGGCGGTCGCGTGGATCTTGGCAACGATCGAGAAGTGGTTCCACAAGCGTCTGAAGGGTACGGCGGACTTCCTGATTACTCCGCTGGCAACCCTGCTGATTACGGGCTTCATTACCTTCATCGCCGTCGGCCCGTTTGTCCGCTGGCTCGGTGACCTGCTGATTGTCGGCCTCTCCAGCCTGTACGACTTCGGTGGCCCAATCGGTGGCCTGCTCTTCGGTCTGGTGTACTCGCCGATCGTGATCACTGGCCTGCACCAGTCCTTCCCGCCAATCGAGCTCGAGCTGTTTAATCAGGGCGGCTCCTTCATCTTCCCGACGGCCTCCATGGCGAACATCGCGCAAGGCGCAGTGGCCCTTGCCGTGTACTTCCTGGCGCGCAACGCAAAGCTCAAAGGTCTAGCTGGTTCCTCGGGCATCTCGGCCGTATTTGGTATCACGGAACCCGCCATCTTCGGCGTCAACCTGCGCCTCCGCTGGCCCTTCTTTATCGGCCTCGGCGCGGCCGGTATTGGTGCAATGCTGATTGCGATCTTTGATGTCAAGGCAGTTGCGCTTGGTGCGGCGGGCTTTATCGGCGTGGTCTCCATCCGCGCGAATGACATGGTGACCTTCCTGATCCTCGGCGTCATTACGTTCGTGATCGCCTTCGTGGCGGCCTACGGGTACGGGCGCTACCTGGTGGGCAAGCATGGCAGCATCGATCCGGACGCAACCGAGGATCCAGCCGCCGATGCCGCTGCCGAGCAAGCGCTGCTCGAGGCGTCCGACGAGGCGCTCCACGTCGTGGCGCCTCTCGAGGGCAACGCCGTGCCGCTTGCGACGGTCAGTGACCCGATGTTTGCCCAGGGCAAGCTGGGGAACGGCGTGGCAATCGTGCCGACGGTTGGGGAGCTGCGCGCACCCGTCGCCGGTACGGTTGCGGTCACGTTCCCGTCCGGCCACGCCTACGCAATCCGCGCCAAGGGGACCGATGGCAAGAACGTGGACATTCTCATGCACATCGGCTTCGACACCGTGAACCTCAAGGGCGAGCACTTCACTGCACACGTGAAGAAAGGTGACGTCGTAGAAGCAGGCCAGCTCCTCGCGACGTTCGACATCGCGGCCATCCGCGACGCAGGATACGAAGTGACGACCCCGATTGTTGTCTCGAATACGAAGCGGGTAGGGGAGATTGGGGCGTCGACAAGCCTTCCTGCAGACACGAAGTTTGGAGACGACCTCTTCTTCGTCGAGCCGAAAAAGATAGCCGAAGAAGCAAAATAA
- a CDS encoding formate/nitrite transporter family protein: MNFDGTLADSIGFKSYLYTYELPKFAVRSMLAGMFLTIMTAFATVASTQVESSAPGYGRFVFAAIFCLSLYVIVVLGAELATGNMMFMTYGSASGRLPWLKGFLMVSTCTIFNLLGVLITAVFLVHATAFQPIGMDSFLAATVETKLAKPDSLLFMEGIFANIVVNIGVLLAIQAGKDFTAKFLAIMLIVPAFAAMGYEHSIASFVVFSLAGYGIGAEHFAGFTLTNGLLNWFIVWVGNYIGGGFIMGGVYAWLNKGGTPATPLATRR; this comes from the coding sequence ATGAACTTCGATGGCACACTTGCGGATTCAATCGGCTTCAAGTCGTACCTCTACACCTACGAACTCCCCAAGTTCGCGGTACGCTCCATGCTCGCCGGCATGTTTTTGACGATCATGACGGCATTCGCCACCGTCGCCTCCACCCAAGTAGAAAGCAGCGCCCCCGGCTACGGCCGCTTCGTGTTCGCAGCTATCTTCTGCCTCTCGCTGTACGTCATCGTTGTCCTGGGTGCGGAGCTCGCCACCGGCAACATGATGTTCATGACCTACGGCAGCGCCTCGGGACGCCTCCCCTGGCTCAAGGGCTTCCTGATGGTCTCCACCTGCACCATCTTCAACCTGCTCGGCGTCCTCATCACCGCGGTATTCCTGGTCCACGCCACGGCGTTCCAGCCGATCGGGATGGACAGCTTCCTCGCCGCGACCGTTGAGACCAAGCTCGCGAAGCCGGACAGCTTGCTGTTCATGGAAGGCATTTTCGCCAACATCGTGGTCAACATCGGCGTGCTGCTCGCCATCCAGGCTGGCAAGGACTTCACCGCGAAGTTCCTCGCCATCATGCTGATCGTTCCTGCATTCGCCGCAATGGGGTACGAGCACTCCATCGCCAGCTTCGTCGTTTTCTCCCTGGCGGGTTACGGCATCGGCGCCGAGCACTTCGCCGGGTTCACGCTGACGAACGGCCTGTTGAACTGGTTCATCGTGTGGGTCGGCAACTATATCGGCGGTGGCTTCATCATGGGCGGCGTCTACGCGTGGCTGAACAAGGGCGGTACCCCGGCAACGCCACTGGCAACACGCCGCTAA
- the rplN gene encoding 50S ribosomal protein L14, with protein sequence MIQKESRLKVADNTGAREILCIRVLGGSVRRFAGIGDTIVATVKEAAPGGNVKEGEVVKAVIVRAKKETRRPDGSYIAFDENAAVLIKNDTEPRGTRIFGPVARELRDKKFMKIVSLAPEVI encoded by the coding sequence GTGATTCAGAAGGAATCGCGCCTGAAGGTCGCCGACAACACCGGTGCACGTGAAATCCTGTGCATCCGTGTCCTCGGCGGATCCGTTCGGCGCTTCGCCGGCATCGGCGATACGATCGTCGCCACTGTGAAGGAAGCTGCCCCAGGCGGCAACGTTAAGGAAGGCGAAGTCGTTAAGGCTGTCATCGTTCGTGCGAAGAAGGAGACCCGTCGTCCGGACGGCTCCTACATCGCGTTCGACGAGAACGCTGCAGTGCTGATCAAGAACGACACCGAGCCCCGCGGCACCCGTATCTTCGGCCCAGTTGCTCGCGAGCTGCGCGACAAGAAGTTCATGAAGATCGTTTCTCTCGCACCGGAGGTGATCTAG
- the rplX gene encoding 50S ribosomal protein L24 — translation MKIKKGDMVQVISGKDKGAQGKVIEAYPKRQRVLVEGVNRMKKHVANSYNERGAESGGIVTQEAPIHVSNVMVLDSDGKPTRVGYRFDENGKKVRVAKSNGKDI, via the coding sequence ATGAAAATCAAAAAGGGCGATATGGTCCAGGTCATCTCTGGCAAGGATAAGGGCGCGCAGGGCAAGGTTATTGAGGCATACCCGAAGCGTCAGCGCGTTCTCGTTGAAGGCGTGAACCGTATGAAGAAGCACGTCGCGAACTCCTACAACGAGCGCGGCGCAGAGTCCGGCGGCATTGTCACCCAGGAAGCTCCGATCCACGTCTCCAACGTGATGGTCCTGGATTCCGACGGCAAGCCGACGCGCGTGGGCTACCGTTTCGACGAAAACGGCAAGAAGGTCCGCGTTGCAAAGTCGAACGGGAAGGACATCTAA
- the rplE gene encoding 50S ribosomal protein L5 has product MAENYTPRLKTQYKEDIRTKLNDEFKYDNVMQIPGLTKIVVNMGVGDAARDSKVINGALEDLAAITGQKPQLRRAKKSIANFKLREGMPIGAKVTLRGDRMWEFLDRLLTVALPRIRDFRGLSDKQFDGAGNYTFGLTEQTMFYEIDIDKIDRVRGMDITVVTTATNDDEGRALLRHLGFPFADKDGKMQRA; this is encoded by the coding sequence ATGGCTGAGAACTACACCCCTCGTCTGAAGACCCAGTACAAAGAGGACATCCGTACCAAGCTCAACGATGAGTTCAAGTACGACAACGTCATGCAGATCCCAGGTCTGACCAAGATTGTTGTCAACATGGGTGTCGGCGACGCTGCACGTGACTCCAAGGTCATCAACGGCGCGCTCGAGGACCTCGCCGCGATCACCGGCCAGAAGCCACAGCTTCGCCGTGCGAAGAAGTCCATCGCTAACTTCAAGCTCCGTGAAGGCATGCCGATCGGCGCGAAGGTCACCCTCCGCGGCGACCGCATGTGGGAGTTCCTGGACCGCCTGCTGACGGTTGCTCTGCCACGTATTCGTGACTTCCGTGGCCTCAGCGACAAGCAGTTCGACGGTGCAGGCAACTACACCTTCGGCCTGACCGAACAGACGATGTTCTACGAAATCGACATCGACAAGATCGATCGCGTCCGCGGCATGGACATCACCGTCGTTACCACTGCAACGAACGACGACGAGGGTCGCGCACTCCTGCGCCACCTCGGCTTCCCGTTCGCTGACAAGGACGGCAAGATGCAGCGCGCATAA
- a CDS encoding formate/nitrite transporter family protein, with the protein MALQEMVHAGAKKKEQLLDNEMPRFFVRAILAGIYLTAGTAFAAVAGNAVNEYAPGLGSVVFALLFGLGLFAIVILNAELATGDMMFASWAATDKVFSWGKGIWLVVVVTVANLIGAIIFAAVMSQSAKFGSMDNSHLIVTLVEGKLAKPFFGALLEAIFANFIVNMAIVGALLAKEFISKFVVILPLIAIFVGLGLEHVIANFSLFSLAFLSSTPPEGFTAAAILSNWVAVWIGNFIGGGLCIGGVYAWLNKTKTVYKD; encoded by the coding sequence ATGGCTTTGCAGGAAATGGTCCACGCAGGGGCCAAAAAGAAAGAGCAGCTTCTCGATAATGAGATGCCACGGTTTTTCGTCCGCGCGATTCTCGCCGGCATTTACCTGACCGCCGGTACGGCGTTCGCCGCGGTGGCGGGAAATGCGGTCAATGAATATGCGCCGGGGCTCGGCTCGGTTGTGTTCGCCTTGCTGTTCGGGCTTGGCCTGTTCGCGATCGTCATCCTGAACGCGGAGCTTGCAACGGGCGACATGATGTTTGCGTCCTGGGCGGCGACGGACAAGGTGTTCAGCTGGGGCAAGGGTATTTGGCTCGTCGTTGTGGTGACGGTGGCGAACCTGATCGGTGCGATCATTTTCGCGGCTGTGATGAGCCAGTCGGCCAAGTTCGGCTCGATGGATAACAGCCACCTGATTGTCACTCTGGTTGAGGGCAAGTTGGCGAAGCCGTTCTTCGGCGCGCTGCTTGAGGCGATCTTCGCGAACTTCATTGTCAACATGGCGATTGTTGGTGCGCTGCTGGCGAAGGAGTTCATCTCCAAGTTCGTCGTGATCCTGCCGCTGATCGCTATCTTCGTTGGCCTGGGCCTCGAGCACGTTATTGCGAACTTCTCGCTGTTCTCCCTGGCGTTCCTGTCCAGCACGCCACCTGAGGGATTCACCGCCGCTGCAATCCTGAGCAACTGGGTTGCTGTGTGGATCGGCAACTTCATCGGCGGTGGCCTGTGCATCGGCGGTGTCTACGCTTGGTTGAACAAGACGAAGACGGTGTACAAGGACTAG
- the fdhD gene encoding formate dehydrogenase accessory sulfurtransferase FdhD codes for MSRINRRFAVTKVTRTDSGFARDTRADTVTVEEPLAIRATGDTLTTTMRTPGHDIELAHGWMFAEGLISSAEDVRSARYCAGAVGPNGENTYNTLDIDLGPAASPAAPQFIRLTTTTSACGVCGTQSIDDIMGKVPAPITPVRLDPDLVMRLPDALATGQKQFRKTGGIHAAGAFTFDGEPVVIREDIGRHNATDKVIGHLLLEGLLPASELILVVSSRASFELVQKAAMAGFPAMVAVSAASSLAVELARKTKMALAGFVRGERFNLYSGELSD; via the coding sequence ATGAGCAGGATTAATCGACGCTTCGCCGTCACGAAAGTCACCCGCACCGACAGCGGTTTCGCGCGCGATACTCGCGCCGATACCGTCACCGTGGAAGAGCCGCTGGCGATCCGCGCCACCGGCGACACGTTGACCACCACGATGCGGACCCCCGGCCACGACATCGAGCTGGCACACGGCTGGATGTTCGCGGAGGGACTGATCAGCAGCGCAGAGGACGTTCGTTCCGCGCGCTACTGCGCGGGTGCGGTCGGGCCGAACGGCGAAAACACGTACAACACGCTCGACATCGACCTCGGGCCCGCGGCCTCCCCCGCTGCACCGCAGTTCATTCGCCTGACCACTACCACGAGCGCATGCGGCGTGTGCGGCACGCAGTCGATCGACGACATCATGGGCAAGGTGCCCGCGCCAATCACTCCCGTCCGCTTAGACCCGGACCTGGTGATGCGATTACCCGACGCCCTTGCAACCGGCCAAAAGCAGTTCCGTAAGACAGGCGGCATCCACGCGGCCGGCGCGTTTACCTTTGACGGCGAACCTGTAGTAATCCGCGAGGACATCGGCCGCCACAACGCGACCGACAAAGTCATTGGCCACCTACTACTCGAAGGGCTCCTGCCAGCCAGCGAACTGATCCTGGTTGTCAGCTCCCGCGCGTCATTCGAACTTGTGCAGAAAGCAGCAATGGCCGGTTTCCCGGCAATGGTGGCGGTCTCGGCGGCATCCTCGCTCGCCGTCGAGCTGGCCCGCAAAACAAAAATGGCGCTCGCCGGCTTTGTGCGCGGCGAGCGCTTCAATCTGTACTCCGGGGAGCTCAGCGACTAG
- a CDS encoding DUF6457 domain-containing protein, with protein MANNEGLQSTHEWLEEVSRTLGVSPDLTRSLVGDILKMTADVAHNGPSRPAAPTTAFVVGVATGAALQGDTDADAATTRAALAKVAKLLETYEQD; from the coding sequence ATGGCTAACAACGAAGGTTTGCAATCAACACACGAGTGGCTCGAAGAGGTCTCCCGAACGCTCGGCGTTTCCCCGGATCTCACGCGCTCGCTGGTCGGCGACATTCTGAAGATGACCGCCGACGTCGCGCACAACGGCCCGTCGCGCCCGGCGGCGCCGACAACGGCGTTCGTCGTAGGCGTCGCAACCGGTGCGGCGCTCCAGGGCGATACTGATGCGGACGCAGCAACGACGCGCGCGGCGCTTGCCAAGGTAGCGAAGCTCCTGGAAACGTATGAGCAGGATTAA
- a CDS encoding amidohydrolase, which yields MKHLDELFDALSATRSHREELYRWFHQHAELSMQETQTSQRIVQELEAAGIPYSVLGETGVVATIENGPGPVVALRGDTDGLPIKEDSGKDYACTRTQVDATTEQEVPVSHACGHDFHICSVLAALVAFNTCRDAWSGTLVGVFQPGEETASGARSMVEHGIADAIPHPDVYLGQHVLGALPLGHVGTRRGPVLSQAFSVKVTVHGVGSHGSMPEMGVDAVLLASTIVTRLHTVVPREIAASETAVLTVGAIHSGAKSNVIPDSAELLINTRAYSEATSAHLKEAIERIVRAECEAARSPQPPEFEYYDAYPLTSNDDAVTQRVRDAFEAQFGDQAQTLAQVPASEDFSIIPDALGVPYTFWGLGGFASYPHAPGNHNAAFAPDPQPTLDRGAEAMVTAASAWLINKNDD from the coding sequence ATGAAGCACCTCGACGAACTTTTCGACGCCCTCTCCGCCACCCGCTCGCACCGTGAGGAGCTCTACCGCTGGTTCCACCAACACGCTGAACTCTCGATGCAGGAAACCCAAACCTCACAGCGCATCGTTCAGGAACTCGAGGCAGCCGGGATCCCATATTCGGTACTGGGCGAAACGGGCGTCGTCGCCACCATCGAAAACGGGCCTGGTCCTGTCGTCGCTCTGCGTGGTGATACTGACGGCCTCCCAATCAAGGAGGATTCCGGCAAGGACTACGCCTGCACGCGTACCCAGGTGGACGCAACGACTGAGCAGGAGGTGCCGGTGTCCCACGCATGTGGGCACGACTTCCACATTTGCTCGGTGCTCGCGGCCCTCGTCGCGTTCAACACTTGCCGCGACGCTTGGTCCGGCACGCTGGTGGGCGTATTCCAGCCCGGCGAGGAAACTGCCTCCGGCGCACGTTCGATGGTTGAGCACGGTATCGCCGACGCGATCCCCCACCCCGACGTGTACTTGGGCCAGCACGTGCTCGGCGCCCTGCCGCTGGGGCACGTCGGTACCCGGCGGGGCCCGGTGCTTTCCCAGGCGTTCTCGGTGAAGGTCACAGTACACGGAGTGGGCTCGCACGGATCCATGCCTGAGATGGGTGTCGATGCGGTCTTGTTGGCGTCGACAATTGTGACGAGGCTGCACACCGTGGTCCCCCGAGAGATTGCTGCTTCCGAAACCGCGGTGCTGACGGTCGGCGCGATCCATTCGGGAGCGAAATCCAATGTCATCCCGGATAGCGCGGAGCTGCTCATCAATACCCGCGCCTATTCGGAGGCGACGAGCGCGCACCTCAAGGAGGCCATCGAACGCATCGTGCGCGCTGAGTGCGAGGCAGCGCGTAGCCCGCAGCCGCCCGAGTTCGAGTACTACGACGCCTACCCGCTCACCAGCAACGATGACGCAGTAACACAGCGGGTACGCGACGCCTTCGAGGCGCAATTCGGTGACCAAGCACAGACGCTGGCACAGGTCCCTGCCAGCGAGGACTTCTCGATCATCCCGGACGCGCTCGGCGTGCCGTACACGTTCTGGGGCCTCGGCGGCTTCGCCAGCTACCCGCATGCACCGGGCAATCACAACGCAGCGTTCGCACCCGACCCCCAGCCGACACTCGACCGCGGCGCCGAAGCGATGGTCACGGCTGCGAGCGCGTGGCTCATCAACAAGAACGACGACTAA
- the rpsH gene encoding 30S ribosomal protein S8: MTMTDPIADMLSRVRNASHAQHESVTMPSSKIKANIAEILKQEGYIADYKVEDAKVGKQLTLDLKYGPTREAAIAGLRRVSKPGLRVYAKSNDLPQVLGGLGVAIISTSQGLLTDRQAQEKGVGGEVLAYVW; this comes from the coding sequence ATGACGATGACTGATCCAATCGCAGACATGCTGTCTCGCGTGCGCAACGCGTCGCACGCACAGCACGAGAGCGTGACAATGCCTTCCTCCAAGATCAAGGCAAACATCGCCGAGATCCTGAAGCAGGAAGGCTACATTGCTGATTACAAGGTTGAGGACGCCAAGGTTGGCAAGCAGCTGACCCTGGACCTCAAGTACGGCCCGACCCGTGAGGCTGCCATCGCTGGCCTGCGTCGCGTGTCCAAGCCTGGTCTGCGCGTGTACGCAAAGTCCAACGACCTGCCGCAGGTGCTGGGTGGTCTGGGTGTGGCGATCATCTCCACGTCCCAGGGTCTCCTCACTGACCGTCAGGCCCAGGAGAAGGGTGTAGGCGGAGAAGTTCTCGCCTACGTCTGGTAA
- the rplF gene encoding 50S ribosomal protein L6: protein MSRVGNAPIAIPNGVEVKINGQVVEVKGPKGSLNFELPEPITAAVEDNEIVVSRPDDHRKHRALHGLSRSMVNNLVVGVTEGYKINMEIFGVGYRVQAKGKNLEFSLGYSHPILIEAPEGISFAVDGNTKFSIEGIDKQQVGQIAANIRRLRKDDPYKGKGIRYEGEQIRRKVGKTGK from the coding sequence ATGTCGCGTGTAGGTAATGCACCCATCGCCATCCCGAATGGTGTCGAAGTTAAAATTAACGGTCAGGTCGTAGAGGTCAAGGGCCCTAAGGGTTCCCTCAACTTCGAGCTGCCTGAGCCAATCACCGCTGCGGTTGAGGACAACGAGATTGTCGTCTCCCGTCCGGACGATCACCGTAAGCACCGTGCGCTGCACGGTCTGTCCCGTTCCATGGTCAACAACCTCGTTGTTGGCGTGACCGAGGGCTACAAGATCAACATGGAGATCTTCGGTGTCGGCTACCGTGTCCAGGCCAAGGGCAAGAACCTCGAGTTCTCGCTCGGCTACTCCCACCCGATCCTCATTGAGGCTCCGGAAGGGATCAGCTTCGCAGTCGATGGCAACACCAAGTTCTCCATCGAGGGCATTGACAAGCAGCAGGTTGGCCAGATCGCGGCTAACATCCGCCGCCTCCGTAAGGATGACCCATACAAGGGTAAGGGCATCCGCTACGAAGGTGAGCAGATTCGCCGCAAGGTCGGAAAGACGGGTAAGTAA